In the Streptomyces fradiae ATCC 10745 = DSM 40063 genome, CGAGCGTCTGAAGGACCGCGACATGGGCATCGAGCTCAGCGGTGACGCGAAGATCCTCCTGGCGAAGCGGGGCTACGACCCGGTGCTGGGTGCCCGTCCGCTCCGCCGGACGATCCAGCGCGAGATCGAGGACATCCTGTCGGAGAAGATCCTCTTCGGCGAGCTGCGCCCCGGTCACATCGTGGTCGTGGACACCGAGGGCGAGGGTGAGGAGAAGAAGTTCACCTTCCGCGGCGAGGAGAAGTCGGCCCTGCCGGACGTGCCGCCCATCGAGGCGGCCGGCGGCCCCGGACCGAACCTCTCCAAGGACGCCTGACGCCGCAGGCCTGACGGCCGGCGCCTGAACGGGCCCGCCCCGAGACCGTTGCCATGGTCTCGGGGCGGGCCCGTTCGCGTACCCGGGCCGTGGCCGGTGGCCGCCGGGGCGTCCCCGGCGGCGGCCCGTCCCCGGTGGTGGCCCGTCCCCGGCGGTGGTTCGGGCAGGCTCGCCCGGCCCCGGTCGCCCCGGATGAGCGGCCGGCCGGCCCTCGGTCCGGTTCCGGCCCGTCAGCAGGTCCCTCGGTCCGGTTCCGGGGGCGTCAGCAGGTCCCTCGGGTCCGGTTCCGGGGCGTCAGCAGGTCGGCTCGGGCTTGTGCCAGGTGCACTCCAGGGAGGCGGCCGGGAGGGACGCGGCCGGGGCGGGGGCGCGGAGACCCGGCCGCGGTTCGGCGCGGCGGATCTCGCCGGCCGCGGTGTCCGAGGAGGCCAGGGTCACCACGACGGCGTCCTCGATGTCCTTGACCGACGCGGCCAGGTGGTTGTTCAGCACCACGCTGTAGACGAGGCGGCGGCCGGCCGCGTCCGCGACGTACCCGGAGAGCGCCGACGCGCCGGTGAGGGTGCCGGTCTTGGCGCGGGCGTTCAGCGCGGCCGGGGTGTCGCACATGCGGCGCCGCAGCGTGCCGCCGACCGCGCGGTCCGGGGCGCAGGCGACGGGCAGGGAGGCGTACCAGTCGGCGAACCAGGGGGCGTCCTGGACGGCGAGCAGCAGGTCGGTGAGGCGCTGGGCGGGGATGAGGTTCATCCGGGAGAGGCCGGAGCCGTCGGCCTGGCGGAGCCCGGAGGTGTCGACGCCCTCCTTCACCAGGTACGCGTCGACGGCCTCCAGGCCCGCCTCCCAGGTGCCGCGGCCCGAGACGCGGTGGCCGACGGCCTTGGTGAGGGCCTCGGCGTGCATGTTGTTCGAGAGCTTCATGAAGGGGTGCATGAGCTGCTTGAGCGGCATGGACTCGTGCGCGGCCACCGGCTTGGCGGAGGCGGGGGTGGGCAGGCCGAGCCGGGTCGGGCCCCAGACGCGTACGCCGTGGGCGGCCAGGGCGTCGGCGAAGACGGCGGTGGCGTAGCCGGTCGGCTCGTCGACGGTGACCCACTCCTTGGTGGGGGAGGCGCCGACGGGGATCTCGCCGCGGACCACCAGGGTGTTGGTGCCGTGGGCGCGCTCGATGGTGAGGGTGTCGGGGCGCCCGGCGGCGACGGTGGTGGCGCGGTTGTCGACGCGTACGTAGCCGGTGCGCGGGGTGAGGGCGACGGTGGGGCGCGCGCCGGGTGCGGCGGGGGCGGCCTCCACGATGACCGTGCCGGAGTCGTAGTCGGTGTCCGGGGCGAGGGTGAGCGCGGAGATCTGCGCGGAGTAGTACGAGGACTCGTCGTCCGCCGCCCAGGAGCGGCCCAGCCGGCGGGTGTCGAAGCGGGTGTCGTCGGCGACGAGGCGGCCGGTGACGTGGCGGATGCCGGCGGCGGCCACGCGGGCGGCGAGCCGGTCGTAGTCGGCGGCGAGCGTGGTGGGGTCGCCGGTGCCGCGCAGGTAGAGGTCGCCGTGGAGGGTGCCGGCGTGGCGGCGGCCGGTGGCCAGCACCTCGGTGCGGAAGCGGTGGTCGGGGCCGAGGAGGGCCATGGCCGCCACGGAGGTGGGGATCTTGGTGTTGGAGGCGGGCATCAGCCGGTCGCCGCCGTCGCGCCGGTAGAGGACGGCGCCGGTCGCGGCGTCGGCGACGACCACCCCGGCGGCGGCTCCGTCGAGGCGCGGGTCGGTGAGGATCTCGTCGATGGCGCCCTTGAGGCCGGTATCGGAGGGCCCGGCGCCGGCGGGTGCGCCGGTGAAGCCGTGCAGGGTCCAGGCGAGGAGCGCCGCGAGGCCGAGGGCGGTGGCGCGGGCGGCCGATGACTTGCGCGTCTGCGTGGTGCGCGTCACGGGTCTCATGGCCGAAGGATCCCGGAGCGAGGGCGCCGCAGGAAGACGGCGGGCCGCTTCCCCGTGACGATGCGCACAGGGCGATACGGACGTACTACCCGCAATAGTGACCCAAGGGGTGAATCGATCTTCCGGCGAGGTGGTCGGGGTCATAGTGCGCGGGGGTGATGTGCGGGGTCGCGCGGCGCGATGTGCTCCGTTGTGGGGCGACAGGCCCCGCCCACCTTGGAGATGCGGGGCCGGTGTCCGTTTTGGGTGTATATCCCAGGGGTGGTGGCGGTGCTGTCCGAGCCGTCAAGTGTCCGCGTCACACAGCGGGCACTACGACCGATTGTCGTAGAAACGGCGTTTGGGACATGCCGGGAGAAGCCGGTACCAAGGATGACCGAAGCCCCGGCACGCCGCTCGTGCCGCCGGCTCGCCCCCATCCCCCACTCGGAGGTTCACCTCGTATGTCGCAGCGCGCCCAGCACCCCACCCGTAACGCCGTCGTCGCCCTCGCTGCCGCCGGCATCGGAGTCACCGCGGTGTTCGGAGCAGGTGCGTCGGCCGTCGCGGCCGAGGCCAAGGCCCCGCTCGCCATGGACACCGCCGCCGCCGTCGCCGCCCAGGCGCAGGCGCAGGCGCAGGCCGCCCAGCAGGCCGCCGCCGCCAAGGCCGCTCAGGCCGCCAAGGCGAAGGCCGCCAAGGCCGCCGCGGTCAAGGCCGCCGCCAAGAAGGCCGCCGCCGCGAAGAAGGCCACGAAGGCCGCCGCCTGGGTCAAGCCCGTGGCCGGCTACACGCTGACCGCCGGCTACAACCAGGGCGGCGCCATGTGGACCAACAAGCACTCGGGCCAGGACTTCGCCGTCCCGGTCGGCACCCCGGTGAAGGCCGTCCACGGCGGCACCGTCGTCAAGGCCGGCCCCAACGGCGGCGGCGACGGCCCCGCGTACGGCAACGCCATCGTGATCAAGCACCCGAACGGCACGTACTCGCAGTACGCGCACCTCTCGAAGATCGGCGTGAAGCCCGGCGCCAAGGTGAAGACCGGCCAGCTCATCGCCAAGTCCGGCAACACCGGCAACTCCTCCGGCCCGCACCTGCACTTCGAGATCCGCACGACGCCGAACTACGGCTCCTCCCTCAACCCGGCGACGTTCCTGCGCGCCGAGGGCGTCGTCCTCTGACGGACCGCACCCGGCCCGTCACGGATCAGTCCGCGTCGGGGAAGTGGAGCACCGGGAAGCTCCCCGTGTTCGTCGGGGCGTGCTCCGGCAGCCACAGCACCGCGATGGCACCGCCCCCCTCCGGGGCGGTGCCGTCCGGCGTCGCGGCGTTCCGGAAGGTGAGCCGCGCGCCCAGCACCCGCGCCTGGCCCGCCGCGATGGTCAGCCCCAGCCCGTGCCCGGCACCCGCACGGCCCCGGTCGCTGGCGCCCGTGCGGAACCGGCTCGGCCCCTCCCGCAGCAGCGCCTCGGGGAACCCCGGCCCGTGGTCCCGCACCCGCAGGACCCGCCCCTCGACGGTCACCTCGACCGGCGGCCTGCCGTACTTGGCGGCGTTGGTCAGCAGGTTGCCGAGGATCCGCTCCAGCCGCCGCGGGTCGGTGCTGACCCACGACTCGTGCACGACCCGCACCTCCGCGTCCGGGTTCAGCAGCGCCACCCGGCGGCCGACGAACTCGCCGAGCGCGATCTCCTGGAGCTCGGCCCGCTCCGACGCGCTGTCCAGCCGGGCCACCTCCAGCACGTCCTCCACCAGGGTGCGCATGGCCCGCGCCCGGTCCCGCACCAGCTCCGTCGGCCGGCCGGGCGGCAGCAGTTCGGCGGCCGTCAGCAGCCCCGTGACCGGGGTGCGCAGCTCGTGCGCGATGTCCGCGGTGACCCGCCGCTCGGCCTCGATGCGCTCCTGGAGGGCGTCCGTCAGGGCGTCCACGGCCCGCGCCAGCTCGTCCGTCTCGTCCCGTACGACGCCGCCGATGGCGTCCCGCACCCGCACCTCGGTGTTGCCCTGCGCGACCTTCCCGGCTGCCGCGGCGGCCTTGCGCAGCCGCCGCGAGAGCTGGCCGCCGATCAGCACGCCCAGCGCCGATCCGGCCAGCACCACCGACACCGACCCGACGACCAGCGCCTCGTCCAGCCGCCGCATCACCGTCGCGCTGCGGTCCGCGAAGGGCGTGTGGAGCGACAGCACGTCGCCGTTGCCGAGCGGCACGGCCGCCCACACGTCGGGCGCGCCGGCCGCGTGCTCCTCCACGTAGGTGCCGCGGCGCCTGCGCTCCACGAGGCGGTCCAGTTCGCGCGGCAGCTTGGGGTCGTTGAGCTTCGTGCCGAAGCGGGGCTCCTTCGGCTTGGACGACTCGTAGACGCGCTGGGCGAAGAGCAGCCGCTCCATCTGCACCTCGCGCGCGTTGTCGAGCATCGACACACGGGCGGCGTTGTGGACGACCAAGCTGAGCGCGACGGCGATCAGGGCGCCCACGGCGGCGATGGCCACCG is a window encoding:
- a CDS encoding M23 family metallopeptidase; this encodes MSQRAQHPTRNAVVALAAAGIGVTAVFGAGASAVAAEAKAPLAMDTAAAVAAQAQAQAQAAQQAAAAKAAQAAKAKAAKAAAVKAAAKKAAAAKKATKAAAWVKPVAGYTLTAGYNQGGAMWTNKHSGQDFAVPVGTPVKAVHGGTVVKAGPNGGGDGPAYGNAIVIKHPNGTYSQYAHLSKIGVKPGAKVKTGQLIAKSGNTGNSSGPHLHFEIRTTPNYGSSLNPATFLRAEGVVL
- the cseC gene encoding two-component system sensor histidine kinase CseC, encoding MRQPALRTGVRWKISVAIAAVGALIAVALSLVVHNAARVSMLDNAREVQMERLLFAQRVYESSKPKEPRFGTKLNDPKLPRELDRLVERRRRGTYVEEHAAGAPDVWAAVPLGNGDVLSLHTPFADRSATVMRRLDEALVVGSVSVVLAGSALGVLIGGQLSRRLRKAAAAAGKVAQGNTEVRVRDAIGGVVRDETDELARAVDALTDALQERIEAERRVTADIAHELRTPVTGLLTAAELLPPGRPTELVRDRARAMRTLVEDVLEVARLDSASERAELQEIALGEFVGRRVALLNPDAEVRVVHESWVSTDPRRLERILGNLLTNAAKYGRPPVEVTVEGRVLRVRDHGPGFPEALLREGPSRFRTGASDRGRAGAGHGLGLTIAAGQARVLGARLTFRNAATPDGTAPEGGGAIAVLWLPEHAPTNTGSFPVLHFPDAD
- the dacB gene encoding D-alanyl-D-alanine carboxypeptidase/D-alanyl-D-alanine endopeptidase; the encoded protein is MRPVTRTTQTRKSSAARATALGLAALLAWTLHGFTGAPAGAGPSDTGLKGAIDEILTDPRLDGAAAGVVVADAATGAVLYRRDGGDRLMPASNTKIPTSVAAMALLGPDHRFRTEVLATGRRHAGTLHGDLYLRGTGDPTTLAADYDRLAARVAAAGIRHVTGRLVADDTRFDTRRLGRSWAADDESSYYSAQISALTLAPDTDYDSGTVIVEAAPAAPGARPTVALTPRTGYVRVDNRATTVAAGRPDTLTIERAHGTNTLVVRGEIPVGASPTKEWVTVDEPTGYATAVFADALAAHGVRVWGPTRLGLPTPASAKPVAAHESMPLKQLMHPFMKLSNNMHAEALTKAVGHRVSGRGTWEAGLEAVDAYLVKEGVDTSGLRQADGSGLSRMNLIPAQRLTDLLLAVQDAPWFADWYASLPVACAPDRAVGGTLRRRMCDTPAALNARAKTGTLTGASALSGYVADAAGRRLVYSVVLNNHLAASVKDIEDAVVVTLASSDTAAGEIRRAEPRPGLRAPAPAASLPAASLECTWHKPEPTC